Proteins from a single region of Shinella zoogloeoides:
- a CDS encoding ATP-binding protein → MTTFQTLRRDIERAPLAGWKRFTRWLRHRMPTGLYARSLLIIILPMVLLQAVVAFVFMERHWQLVTQRLSMAVTRDIAAIIDLIETYPQDGDYSEIVRIARERLELIVSIEPGTELPPPRSKPFFNILDEILSEEIVRQIRRPFWIDTVGESNLVEVRILLDNKVLRVYARRSQAYASNTHIFLLWMIGASLVLITISILFLRGQIRPILALAQAAESFGKGQKMPENFAPRGADEVRRAGLAFILMRERIERQMEQRTAMLTGVSHDLRTILTRFKLQLALAGDNPDLQGLNKDVEDMQSMLEGYLSFARGDAEEDVGELRLSDLFERFEVEAELQDRTFTSAIDGADEVMVRPNAFGRLVGNLVSNAMRYARSVHVDARHGAKWLTITIDDDGPGIPERSRDDVFKPFFRLDAARNLDASGTGLGLAIARDIARSHGGDVTLSDSPMGGLRATVRVPA, encoded by the coding sequence ATGACCACCTTCCAGACCCTTCGGCGGGATATCGAGCGCGCGCCGCTGGCCGGCTGGAAGCGCTTCACCCGCTGGCTGCGGCACCGGATGCCGACGGGCCTCTATGCCCGCTCGCTGCTCATCATCATCCTTCCGATGGTGCTGCTTCAGGCCGTCGTCGCCTTCGTCTTCATGGAGCGTCACTGGCAGCTCGTCACGCAGCGCCTCTCCATGGCCGTCACGCGCGACATCGCGGCGATCATCGACCTCATCGAGACCTATCCGCAGGACGGCGATTATTCCGAGATCGTCCGCATCGCGCGCGAGCGGCTGGAGCTGATCGTCTCCATCGAGCCCGGCACGGAACTGCCGCCGCCGCGCAGCAAACCCTTCTTCAACATCCTCGACGAAATCCTGAGCGAGGAAATCGTCCGCCAGATCCGCCGGCCGTTCTGGATCGACACCGTCGGCGAAAGCAACCTCGTCGAAGTCCGCATCCTGCTCGATAACAAGGTGCTGCGCGTCTACGCCCGGCGCAGCCAGGCCTATGCCTCCAACACGCATATCTTCCTGCTGTGGATGATCGGCGCGTCCCTCGTGCTCATCACCATCTCCATCCTCTTCCTGCGCGGCCAGATCAGGCCGATCCTGGCGCTGGCGCAGGCCGCCGAGAGTTTCGGCAAGGGGCAGAAGATGCCGGAGAACTTCGCCCCGCGCGGCGCGGACGAGGTACGCCGCGCCGGCCTTGCCTTCATCCTCATGCGCGAGCGCATCGAACGGCAGATGGAGCAGCGCACCGCCATGCTGACCGGCGTCAGCCACGACCTGCGCACCATCCTCACCCGCTTCAAGCTCCAGCTTGCGCTCGCCGGCGACAACCCGGACCTGCAGGGCCTCAACAAGGATGTCGAGGACATGCAGAGCATGCTGGAAGGCTACCTGTCCTTCGCCCGCGGCGATGCGGAGGAGGATGTCGGCGAATTGCGGCTGTCCGATCTCTTCGAGCGGTTCGAGGTGGAAGCGGAACTGCAGGACCGCACCTTCACCAGCGCCATCGACGGCGCGGACGAGGTGATGGTGCGCCCGAACGCCTTCGGCCGCCTCGTCGGCAATCTCGTTTCGAATGCGATGCGCTACGCCAGGAGCGTGCATGTGGACGCACGCCACGGGGCCAAGTGGCTGACGATCACGATAGACGACGACGGCCCCGGCATTCCCGAGCGCTCGCGCGACGACGTTTTCAAGCCGTTCTTCCGGCTCGACGCGGCGCGCAACCTCGATGCCTCCGGCACCGGCCTCGGCCTTGCCATCGCGCGCGACATCGCCCGCAGCCACGGCGGCGACGTCACATTGTCGGATAGTCCGATGGGTGGTCTTCGGGCGACGGTCCGCGTTCCCGCGTGA
- a CDS encoding Lrp/AsnC family transcriptional regulator encodes MQLDEFDRKLLAHLQKDARLTNNELSERINLSPSQCSRRRIRLEEEGIIRAYRAELDREKLDLGIVIVVTVTLSTHNRDNAVRFARLISNLPEVLEAFSLTGEMDYIIKVVVPNLKALSAFVNDVLLPHESVSHVKTAIVLDTLKETTALPL; translated from the coding sequence GTGCAACTTGACGAATTCGACCGTAAACTGCTCGCGCATTTGCAGAAGGATGCGCGCCTGACGAACAACGAGCTTTCGGAGCGTATCAACCTGTCGCCCTCGCAATGCTCGCGCCGGCGCATCCGGCTGGAGGAGGAGGGCATCATCCGCGCCTACCGCGCGGAACTGGACCGGGAAAAGCTTGATCTCGGCATCGTCATCGTCGTCACAGTGACGCTCTCGACGCATAACCGCGACAATGCGGTGCGCTTCGCCCGGCTGATCTCCAACCTGCCGGAAGTGCTGGAGGCATTCTCGCTGACGGGGGAGATGGATTATATCATCAAGGTGGTCGTGCCGAACCTGAAGGCGCTGTCCGCCTTCGTCAACGACGTGCTGCTGCCGCACGAATCCGTCTCCCATGTGAAGACGGCCATCGTGCTGGACACGCTGAAGGAAACCACCGCCCTGCCGCTTTGA
- a CDS encoding MarR family winged helix-turn-helix transcriptional regulator, whose amino-acid sequence MPDRNGAHELHEDAMTGDGRIDFEIIEGLFFAYRDFISDPDAILEKSGFGRAHHRVVHFVNREPGMTVADLLDTLKITKQSLARVLKQLIDSGYIQQVAGPEDRRQRKLYPTRAGRALALALAEPQSRRIARAFEEMDAGDRRTVIRFLTGMQNAKSE is encoded by the coding sequence ATGCCGGACAGGAACGGCGCGCACGAGCTGCACGAGGACGCCATGACGGGCGACGGGCGCATCGACTTCGAGATCATCGAGGGCCTGTTCTTCGCCTATCGCGACTTCATTTCCGATCCGGACGCCATCCTGGAAAAGAGCGGCTTCGGCCGCGCCCATCACCGGGTCGTGCATTTCGTCAACCGCGAGCCGGGCATGACCGTCGCCGACCTGCTCGACACGCTGAAGATCACCAAGCAGAGCCTGGCGCGCGTCTTGAAGCAGCTCATCGATTCCGGCTATATCCAGCAGGTGGCCGGCCCGGAGGATCGCCGCCAGCGCAAGCTCTACCCGACACGCGCCGGGCGCGCACTGGCTCTTGCGCTCGCCGAGCCGCAATCCCGCCGCATCGCCCGTGCATTCGAGGAAATGGACGCGGGCGACCGGCGGACGGTGATCCGCTTCCTCACCGGCATGCAGAACGCCAAGAGCGAATGA
- a CDS encoding BA14K family protein — translation MNKIIKAIVLSAAVAATTLTATAGVAEARDRHGWNNGGWHHRDYRRRDRNDALVGGAIGLATGMIIGGAIASQPRYDDRRVYVEPDYYPEPERRVYRRPVASYEPWTQSWYDYCSRRYRSFNPDSGTFVGYDGREHFCIAG, via the coding sequence ATGAATAAAATCATCAAGGCCATCGTGCTTTCCGCTGCTGTCGCCGCAACGACCCTCACCGCAACCGCCGGCGTTGCCGAGGCGCGCGACCGTCATGGCTGGAACAATGGCGGCTGGCACCATCGCGACTACCGCCGCCGCGACCGCAACGACGCCCTCGTCGGCGGCGCCATCGGGCTTGCCACCGGCATGATCATCGGCGGCGCCATCGCCTCCCAGCCGCGTTACGATGACCGCCGTGTCTATGTGGAGCCGGATTACTACCCGGAACCCGAGCGCCGCGTATATCGCCGCCCGGTCGCAAGCTACGAGCCGTGGACGCAGTCCTGGTACGATTACTGCTCGCGCCGCTACCGCTCGTTCAACCCGGACAGCGGCACCTTCGTCGGCTATGACGGCCGCGAGCACTTCTGCATCGCCGGCTGA
- a CDS encoding tRNA-binding protein has translation MTETITYADFERVDIRVGTIVEALPFPEARKPAYKLQIDFGPEIGIKKSSAQITVHYTPEGLVGRQVLAVVNFPPRQIGPVRSEVLTLGFEDETGAIVLAGVDRPVPNGKKMC, from the coding sequence ATGACCGAGACCATCACCTACGCCGATTTCGAACGCGTCGACATTCGTGTCGGCACCATCGTCGAGGCGCTGCCCTTCCCGGAAGCGCGCAAGCCGGCCTACAAGCTGCAGATCGATTTCGGGCCGGAGATCGGCATCAAGAAATCCTCGGCGCAGATCACCGTGCATTATACGCCGGAAGGCCTCGTCGGCCGGCAGGTGCTTGCCGTCGTCAACTTCCCGCCGCGCCAGATCGGCCCGGTGCGCTCGGAAGTGCTGACGCTCGGCTTCGAGGACGAGACCGGGGCCATCGTGCTGGCCGGCGTCGACCGTCCGGTGCCGAACGGCAAGAAGATGTGCTGA
- a CDS encoding MBL fold metallo-hydrolase, translated as MLQAGIIPVTPFQQNCTILFDADTKEGVVVDPGGDVEVILQTVKDNGIDLKAIWLTHGHIDHAGGAKELKEALGIDIIGPHKDDLSLLQRLEAQASMFGVPMKVSNVVPDRWLEDGDKVSFGAHEFEVYHTPGHAPGHVIYFNRGQGFAHLGDVLFQGSIGRTDLPGGDHQQLLDSIRDKVFPLGDEVGFLCGHGPGGKIGEERRTNPFLRGL; from the coding sequence ATGCTTCAGGCGGGCATCATTCCCGTCACCCCCTTCCAGCAGAACTGCACCATTCTCTTCGACGCGGACACCAAGGAAGGCGTGGTCGTCGATCCCGGCGGCGATGTCGAGGTGATCCTGCAGACGGTGAAGGACAACGGCATCGACCTCAAGGCGATCTGGCTGACGCATGGCCATATCGACCATGCCGGCGGGGCGAAGGAGCTGAAGGAAGCGCTCGGCATCGACATCATCGGTCCGCACAAGGATGATCTTTCGCTGCTGCAGCGGTTGGAGGCGCAGGCCTCGATGTTCGGCGTGCCGATGAAGGTCAGCAATGTCGTGCCCGACCGCTGGCTGGAGGACGGTGACAAGGTCTCCTTCGGCGCGCATGAATTCGAGGTCTACCACACGCCGGGCCACGCGCCGGGGCATGTGATCTATTTCAACCGCGGCCAGGGCTTCGCCCATCTCGGCGACGTGCTTTTCCAGGGTTCGATCGGCCGCACGGACCTGCCGGGCGGCGACCATCAGCAGCTTCTGGATTCGATCCGCGACAAGGTGTTTCCGCTGGGGGACGAGGTCGGCTTCCTGTGCGGTCACGGGCCGGGCGGGAAGATCGGCGAGGAGCGGCGGACCAATCCGTTCCTGCGCGGGCTGTGA
- a CDS encoding cold-shock protein has translation MAETGTVKFFNTEKGFGFIKPDNGGADIFVHISAVQASGLNGLSENQKVSFDTEPDRRGKGPKAVNLQIAG, from the coding sequence ATGGCCGAAACTGGCACCGTAAAATTCTTCAACACCGAGAAGGGCTTTGGCTTCATCAAGCCCGATAACGGTGGTGCGGATATCTTCGTACACATTTCCGCTGTACAGGCCTCGGGCCTGAACGGCCTTTCCGAAAACCAGAAGGTAAGCTTCGACACGGAACCCGATCGCCGCGGCAAAGGCCCGAAGGCGGTTAACCTGCAGATTGCCGGCTGA
- a CDS encoding response regulator, producing MTAAGAPCDDASHLLVVDDDTRIRDLLNRYLKAEGFRVTVAGDADEARRKLRGLDFDLIIMDVMMPGESGLSLTKSLREIRPVPILMLTALAESRSRIEGLEAGADDYLSKPFEPRELVLRINNILKRNAAPAAPKIEQVMFGPYTFSIVRKELKRGSDPIRLTDREQEIMLLFAQRAGETIPRHELIGEETEVGERTIDVQINRLRRKIEDDPSNPVWLQTVRGIGYRLSVEQG from the coding sequence ATGACCGCTGCCGGCGCGCCCTGCGACGATGCATCCCATCTTCTCGTCGTCGACGACGACACCCGTATCCGCGACCTGCTCAACCGCTACCTGAAGGCCGAGGGTTTCCGCGTGACGGTCGCGGGGGATGCGGACGAGGCCCGGCGCAAGCTGCGCGGCCTCGATTTCGACCTCATCATCATGGACGTGATGATGCCGGGCGAAAGCGGGCTCTCGCTGACGAAGAGCCTGCGCGAGATCCGCCCCGTGCCGATCCTGATGCTGACGGCGCTCGCCGAATCGAGGTCCCGCATCGAGGGGCTGGAGGCCGGCGCGGACGACTATCTCTCCAAGCCCTTCGAGCCGCGCGAACTGGTGCTGCGCATCAACAACATCCTGAAGCGCAACGCGGCCCCCGCCGCGCCGAAGATCGAACAGGTCATGTTCGGCCCCTACACCTTCTCCATCGTGCGCAAGGAGCTGAAGCGCGGCAGTGACCCCATCCGCCTCACCGACCGCGAGCAGGAGATCATGCTGCTCTTCGCCCAGCGCGCCGGCGAGACCATCCCGCGCCACGAACTGATCGGCGAGGAGACGGAGGTCGGCGAGCGCACCATCGACGTGCAGATCAACCGCCTGCGCCGCAAGATCGAGGACGACCCGTCCAATCCGGTCTGGCTGCAGACAGTGCGCGGCATCGGCTACCGCCTCAGCGTGGAACAGGGCTGA
- a CDS encoding PQQ-dependent sugar dehydrogenase: protein MRRKTGSGKNLIGGMALALLAGWSLLPLPASAETREFPSKKAPLAVETLASGLRQPWSVEVLPDGGYLVSEKAGALRLVRGGKVSAPIGGTPEVATDGQGGLLDIALAPDFVKSRMLYLTYSARGDGGAGTAVAKARLSDDGTRLEDLTRIFLMSRLTPKGQHFGSRIAIARDGSLFFGIGDRGEGDRAQDPRDHAGAILHINPDGTPHKDNPFLGTSSGLAEIWSKGHRNPQGLAIDPKDGTLLTAEHGARGGDEINNPQPGRNYGWPLVSYGRHYSGAEFDLGASAEGYEPPLYYWDPSIAPGAIAVYRGAMFPEWDGNLIVAALKYQLVARLERDDSGAVVSEERLFDGEFGRIRDVVVAPDGALLLLTDEANGALLRVSRADTAD from the coding sequence ATGCGACGGAAGACAGGCAGCGGGAAAAACCTTATCGGCGGCATGGCCCTCGCCCTCCTTGCGGGCTGGTCGCTCCTCCCCCTCCCGGCCAGCGCCGAAACCCGTGAATTCCCCAGCAAGAAAGCCCCGCTCGCCGTCGAGACGCTGGCAAGCGGCCTGCGGCAGCCCTGGTCCGTCGAGGTCCTGCCGGATGGCGGCTACCTCGTTTCGGAAAAGGCCGGCGCGCTGCGCCTCGTGCGCGGCGGCAAGGTCTCCGCCCCCATCGGCGGCACACCGGAGGTCGCAACGGACGGCCAGGGCGGCCTGCTCGACATCGCGCTCGCGCCGGACTTTGTCAAGAGCCGCATGCTCTACCTGACCTATAGCGCCCGCGGCGACGGCGGCGCAGGCACGGCGGTCGCCAAAGCGCGGCTTTCCGACGACGGCACGCGGCTGGAAGACCTCACCCGTATCTTCCTGATGAGCCGCCTGACGCCGAAGGGCCAGCATTTCGGTTCGCGCATCGCGATCGCCAGGGACGGCAGCCTGTTCTTCGGCATCGGCGACCGGGGCGAAGGCGACCGCGCGCAGGACCCGCGCGACCATGCCGGCGCGATCCTGCATATCAACCCCGACGGCACCCCGCACAAGGACAATCCCTTCCTCGGCACATCGTCGGGCCTTGCGGAAATCTGGTCGAAGGGCCACCGCAACCCGCAGGGCCTCGCCATCGACCCGAAGGACGGCACGTTGCTGACGGCCGAACACGGCGCGCGCGGCGGCGACGAGATCAACAATCCGCAGCCCGGCCGCAATTACGGCTGGCCGCTCGTCTCCTACGGCCGGCACTATTCCGGCGCGGAATTCGACCTCGGCGCTTCGGCCGAGGGCTACGAGCCGCCGCTTTATTACTGGGACCCGTCCATCGCGCCGGGCGCCATCGCCGTCTATCGCGGCGCGATGTTCCCGGAATGGGACGGCAACCTCATCGTCGCCGCGCTGAAATACCAGCTCGTCGCCCGCCTCGAACGGGACGACAGCGGCGCGGTCGTCTCCGAGGAGCGCCTGTTCGACGGCGAGTTCGGCCGCATCCGCGATGTCGTCGTCGCCCCGGATGGCGCGCTGCTGCTCCTGACCGACGAGGCGAACGGCGCATTGTTGCGCGTCTCGCGCGCCGACACGGCGGATTGA
- the hppD gene encoding 4-hydroxyphenylpyruvate dioxygenase, whose protein sequence is MGPFPHDAPPAVITADNPAGTDGFEFVEFAHPEPQKLEDLFTRMGYSKVATHRTKAISVWRQGDINYIVNAEPGSHAMKFTDVHGPCAASMAWRVVDAQHAFEHAVSKGATPYEGDDKALDVPAIVGIGGSLLYFVDKYGAKGSAYDAEFEWTGARDPRPEGVGFYYLDHLTHNVYRGNMDKWWDFYRELFGFKQIHFFDIDGRITGLVSRAITSPCGKIRIPLNESKDETSQIVEYLKKYNGEGIQHIAVGTDGIYDATDRLAGNGMKFMPGPPDNYYDRSYVRVVGHEEPVERMKKHGILIDGEGVVDGGMTKILLQIFSKTVIGPIFFEFIQRKGDEGFGEGNFRALFESIEEDQIRRGVIAAE, encoded by the coding sequence ATGGGCCCTTTCCCGCATGACGCACCGCCGGCCGTGATCACCGCCGACAACCCGGCCGGCACGGACGGTTTCGAATTCGTCGAGTTCGCCCATCCCGAGCCGCAGAAGCTGGAAGACCTCTTCACCCGCATGGGCTACAGCAAGGTCGCCACGCACCGCACCAAGGCCATTTCCGTCTGGCGGCAGGGCGACATCAACTACATCGTGAATGCCGAGCCGGGCTCGCACGCCATGAAGTTCACGGATGTGCACGGCCCCTGCGCCGCCTCCATGGCCTGGCGCGTGGTCGATGCGCAGCACGCCTTCGAGCATGCCGTCTCCAAGGGCGCGACGCCCTATGAAGGCGACGACAAGGCGCTCGACGTGCCGGCCATCGTCGGCATCGGCGGCTCCCTGCTCTATTTCGTCGACAAATATGGCGCCAAGGGCTCGGCCTATGACGCCGAGTTCGAATGGACCGGCGCGCGCGATCCGCGTCCCGAAGGCGTCGGCTTCTATTACCTCGACCACCTGACCCACAATGTCTATCGCGGCAACATGGACAAGTGGTGGGACTTCTACCGCGAACTCTTCGGCTTCAAGCAGATCCATTTCTTCGATATCGACGGCCGCATCACCGGCCTCGTCTCGCGCGCCATCACCTCGCCCTGCGGCAAGATCCGCATTCCGCTGAACGAATCGAAGGACGAGACGAGCCAGATCGTCGAGTATCTGAAAAAGTACAACGGCGAAGGCATCCAGCACATCGCGGTCGGCACGGACGGTATCTACGACGCGACCGACCGGCTGGCCGGCAACGGCATGAAGTTCATGCCCGGCCCGCCGGACAATTACTACGACCGCTCCTATGTGCGCGTGGTCGGCCATGAAGAGCCGGTCGAGCGCATGAAGAAGCACGGCATCCTCATCGACGGCGAAGGCGTCGTCGATGGCGGCATGACGAAGATTCTGCTCCAGATCTTCTCCAAGACCGTGATCGGTCCGATCTTCTTCGAGTTCATCCAGCGCAAGGGCGACGAGGGCTTCGGCGAAGGCAATTTCCGGGCGCTCTTCGAGAGCATCGAGGAAGACCAGATCCGCCGCGGCGTGATCGCAGCCGAATAA
- a CDS encoding DMT family transporter: MTRVQANLLLLLAGAIWGAGFIAQSTAMQALGPFWFIGLRFVVATFVALPFMRWEKARATGPLRRRDVAGFVATGLALFAGAAFQQVGLLTTTVTNSGFLTGLYVVFTPILTVLFLRRRPHWVIWPAALTACLGIFLLSGGTLTALTLGDMLTIASAALWSVQMICVGVFSGRSGRPIALSLVQFAVCGVLGCAAGLLFEPVSLAAIQSALPEILYAGLFSSGIAFILQNIAQRYTTAPQAAIFLSSEALFAALFGVALLGETITPAGYAGCAIIFVAILAVELVPELLRGRRAGRPAEA; the protein is encoded by the coding sequence ATGACGCGCGTTCAGGCGAACCTTCTCCTGTTGCTGGCAGGCGCCATCTGGGGCGCGGGCTTCATCGCCCAGTCGACCGCGATGCAGGCGCTCGGCCCGTTCTGGTTCATCGGGCTTCGCTTCGTCGTCGCGACCTTCGTCGCCCTGCCTTTCATGCGCTGGGAGAAAGCGCGCGCGACCGGGCCGCTGCGCAGGCGGGACGTCGCCGGCTTCGTCGCGACCGGCCTTGCCCTCTTTGCCGGGGCCGCCTTCCAGCAGGTCGGCCTGCTCACCACGACCGTCACCAATTCCGGCTTCCTCACCGGCCTCTATGTCGTCTTCACCCCGATCCTGACGGTGCTGTTCCTGCGCCGGCGGCCGCACTGGGTCATCTGGCCCGCCGCGCTCACCGCCTGCCTCGGCATCTTCCTGCTCTCCGGCGGCACGCTGACCGCGCTGACGCTCGGCGACATGCTGACGATCGCCAGCGCCGCGCTCTGGTCCGTGCAGATGATCTGCGTCGGCGTCTTTTCCGGAAGGTCCGGCCGGCCCATCGCCCTGTCGCTCGTGCAGTTCGCCGTCTGCGGCGTCCTCGGCTGCGCCGCCGGCCTCCTCTTCGAACCCGTCAGCCTGGCCGCGATCCAGTCCGCCCTGCCGGAAATCCTCTATGCCGGCCTCTTCTCCAGCGGCATCGCCTTCATTCTCCAGAACATCGCCCAGCGCTATACAACCGCGCCGCAGGCGGCGATCTTCCTTTCCAGCGAGGCCCTGTTCGCCGCCCTCTTCGGCGTGGCGCTGCTCGGCGAGACCATCACGCCCGCCGGCTATGCGGGCTGCGCCATCATCTTCGTCGCGATCCTAGCGGTGGAGCTGGTGCCGGAACTGCTGCGCGGCCGCCGCGCGGGCCGTCCCGCGGAAGCATGA